The Nicotiana tomentosiformis chromosome 2, ASM39032v3, whole genome shotgun sequence genome includes the window ATCTCTGACTAGGTTGATCAAATTTTAGTTTTTGTGGATATGGTTGCTGAGGTGAGAATTGAGGAGGAAACTTATTGGCATTTGCATGGAAATAGGCTGATTCAGAATAAGCTTGTGCATTTGGAAGGACTTGTCTTTGTTTTTCATCTTAGAGTAGTATATTGTAGACATTATCAAGGGATGGCAATGGGTGCATCATTAGGATATTGCTTCTAACTCCTACATAAACTTCATTTAGACCCATTGGAAATTGATGATCCTtatcttcttccttttctttttggaGACCTTCTTTAGCAGCACAAGCACAAGCACTAGCATGACTGCTGCGCATGATCTCCAGCTCATCCAAATTTTTCTTAAGTTTATTAAAGTAGGAGGCAACATCTAGGCATCCCTAGTAAGTGGAGGAAAGTTCTCTTTTAATTTCAAAGACTTTAGTACCACTAACGGTCTCATATATGTTATTTAATTACTTTCAAATACTCTCAGCTGTCTCTGAATATTGTACACTCTCTGCAATGTCCGGAAAAAAAGAATTGGTAACCATGATATAACCATGTTGTTACATCTATCCCATTGCCTATGCTGAGGAGAGGTCTCAGCAGGTTTAGTGTATGAACCATCTATAAAATCTATTTTATTTTTAGCGAACAAATAAACTATCATATTATGCTTCATACCTCCAAAACCTGTCCCAGAGAAGTGTACAGTAACAAGAGATACGCCTGGGATATCGGAAGGAAGGAGGAACGAGGGACTAGTACGTTCAGGAACATAAGGAGCAATATTTGAACTGGACCTATGGTTTTAAGAAagtttctcaaaaaaaaaaaatattaatttctaaCAACAGACAATCACCTAACACAACAAAGTCAATAGATGTAGAGAAATAGAAAAGAGTGTACCAAACTTCTTCGCGACATGAAGAAGTAAAAGGCCTTGAAGATTACTCAGATCTGAAACCCTAACTTCGAAGAAAACCTCCAAAAACTCCGATGAATAGATGAATCATAGGAGTCTCCTAGAAATTGACGACGCCCCAAGCTAATTGAGCAGAAAAACTAGTAGAACAAACAAAACCAGAAGAAAACTCCGACCGCGAGACCGGCGAAAAACAGATGAGAAATTTCGGTGATTAAGGAACTAAATCGGCAAGGGGTAACACCGCTGAGATTAGAAGATGAAGGATCAACGATTTCATGGCTCTGATACTATGTTAAACTCAGAGATTGACCGGATTTGATAAAGCCATGGTTAGGGTTTTTAGAGAGAGAAGTGAAAGCAAAAAACGAATGAAAAATCTGTGTATTAAAAATTATGCCCAAAAAATTGTCCAGAATGTTCTCTAAGGCCTATTTATAGAGTGGGCCTCTTATTACAAAGAATAAAAAATtggatcaaataaataaagagaatGGGCCTGTGGCCCAACTAGCTAAACTATATGCAGCCCAATATGTCCAAGATATCCGGTTGTCATGTAATTCCAACAtatgaagaagaaaagaaaaatgaaaatggATGTTTTTCTTAAATTATTAGCTTATGTTTTTTTCCCCTTCAAATTTACTTAATTCCTAATCTTCAAGTTCGATTTTGTATGTTGGACCCGCCGGATACACTATTTTGACTCATCTGACCAATAGATTGATAAATCGTTTTGGATTCAACATGTTGGATCAAGTCAACAAATGAGTCCAATCCATTTAAGTTGATTCTGCCACCTTGCCAACCATATCCTGGCAAGTTTTAGTGTTTAATTTTGAGAGCACTCTGTAGATAGATGCTGCAATTAATTCTGGGAATTGTGGAAATGAATTATAGAATATAAGCAGAATCATTATGGTTTAACAATCTTTCTTAGTATAAAGAAGTACATTAGAGCCTGTTGAAGTACAGAAAGGATACACACATCCTGCTTAATTTTGATTAATTAGCAATGCCTTGATTATATACCTGATACATTTTTGTTCACTAGAATAGGCTTTAGTTCATTCCTGAGATACAAGTTGAGCATGTTGTTTCAAAAGAGCTGTACAAAACAAGGATATATGCCAACAGTTTGCTGCTCGGCTTCTCCCAATAGCAGCCTTTTGTTTCTTCCTATAAAACTGCTACCCTTGTGTATAGAAAATAGCTTCTTTCTTGCTTTGCAGAAACAGCGCGCTTTTTGTGTGACTTGCCTTTCTGCTTGATGAGTTTATCTAACATGTTTACTTGTTTGAGATGCCTTCATTTTTGTAATTGTGTAACAAGGGGAACTTTTGAGCTGAAGAAGACTCAAGATCACTAGAATCATCGTATTCAGGCATTTCTTTTGCCTTTCCCCACATTACAGTATAGAATCCAATGGCAATTACAGTCGCTCCCAGAACGCTGATTGTCAAAGCAGAAAGTTGTGGATTAGATCGACGATGACATAAattatgaaagaaaataaatgtgTTGAGTATAGGAAATATTTATTGTGCAAAAAATGAGCACTTGAGGAGTTAGTACCTTCCCAAATAAAGAGTATCTCCTAGGATAATGACTCCCATGGCAACTGCAATGGCAATGGACAGTGGCTTGAACATTGCTACATAGACTGGTCCTTTGACGCGCAAAGCCCAGGTGTGAATTGTATTGTTTAGTGATGAGCCCAAAATTCCCTGTGTAATGCAGCACACAATTTTTTGTCATACAAGAAAGGAGCTAGCAAAATCAACTCATATGTTAATAATCGGTCCAATTCCAAGCGGGTTGCGTTATGAGCCGATTGTTGACTTGACTCAACGAGTTCAATTCAAAAGGACACATCAAACTGTTGGATCAAAATAGTGTAACTTGACGAGTCAAAATTCAACCAAAACCCAAAAACACAAAAGCAAATTTGGAGACTGTAGACTATGTAAATTTGGAAGAATTTAAGCTAATAATATATGAAAAAATACATTGACTTTCACAATTTTGTTAAAAGCTAAAAACAAGTTAAAAAGAGAAGTAGGGTCATGTTTGACAGATTAAGTTATGACCCGTTATTTTACTCATCTTGACCTTATTCGTTTTGATCCAACTTTGATAAGTTTCCGTTGCCGGTTTGTTTTAACTTGTCCAAATTTGACCCGACCCATGTATTTGCCATCTCTATACATGGACGGCTAAAAGACAACAACTTGGTAGTCTTGGGAAAGCGTAGTGGTAGGCTTTTCACATCAAATGATTGGCCACGTCATATATGCCCGAATTGGACATCCAATTGCATTGATTTAGATTTGCTGGAGAATGCATTgcctgatatatatatataacaaagaTGTACTATCAAACCTACTTCTCAATTCACTTACAGAGCATAGGATGGAGACCAGTGCAATATCTGGTTTAATTCGCCATTTGTTGGAATCTGGTTCAGTGAAAAATCCTACAATAGCAGCTAGGCAGCTCACACACAAGTTGTAGAAGAAAACTACAGTCACTTCAGCTGGATACTCTTTCATAATCCATGTCTGTCATCAAATTAAATGACTCAAATTCAGTTATTTCGTTTTGTTGCAAAAGGGTAGCTCTCTATTCAAGAACTAAGTCTGCATTTCACCTGAACAATGTACCACATAGGAACCAAAAAATATTCAGTTGTGAGGAAAAGGCCGCCAAGCATCCAATTCGATTGGGATGATCTGAGAGATTGGCTAAGGAAATTGGGCGTGGACGTGATCGCCACTAATAATTTTGGGCCTTTGTAGAGAGTCACTACGAAAGCTCCAGCGATGGAAACCACTGTGCCCAAGACTTTGGCTCGAGTGCTtgatctttttaattctatctttTCCATCCTGTTTATTAACACTTCCACTGCATCAAATTTATTCTACTAAACAATAAAAAACAGAAAGCTGAGGAAATTCTTTGCCATGTTAAAACAACTTAACTTCATCAATTTGCCCTTTCTTTACttatttttgtgaattgaaaATCATTCTATGCTTCAGTACAAGTTTCTCCCTGATTAGATTTCATGAATCTTCTAAGACAACCCCAAACCCATTTCATCTAATTTTCTTTGTGGTTGGACGGTGCCATAAAATTTTGAGTTAAGTACAAAATAAAGCTGCAATCTTTAGTCTAAAAGTTAGATATCTGTAACCCTGGTCGAGTTTAACTAATTTTTTTTGGTTGGGACAAATTGATGGATGCTGACAAAGTTGTTGACCACTTGACAAATAGGAAAGAGAACACAACACTAGTGTCATTATAGTGGGGATCGCAAAAAAAGCAAGGAAAACGACTGAAAATAAAGGACATGAGATaaaaaagaagaggaagcaaAAACCTGAAAGTGACAGCCAAGACAAAAGTGAAAGCAGGGACGAGATTGCTGATGGCGGAGGCAAGCGTAGGAGAGCTATAATTAATTCCTGTATACCCCATTATCTGTGATGTACACCTGCATTTTCGATAATATAATACGTATATATTATCGAAAAGCAAGAAAACAAAATCATGTCCATAAATTTTGTTCTAGACTAATTCTGATATCACTTTTTATATGTTGACACTGTTGGCACAATGAGCAAAACTTCGCCTATAAAAGTTGGGtggattttttcttttttgataaatTTAATCTACCACACTGAAGAGGAAAGAATTTAAATAGTGGCCTCAAAATGGTCATTCACGCAAACGCCCCACTAAGGCCATTCGCGCAAATGCCCCACTCCCGTTTCCCTTCTAAGATCCCTGTGTAATGAAAAAAAGTTATAAAAATAACTTTACCCAAATAGCtggttatatttattatttatattttttagtaatatatataaattatatattgattatatataattatgcgcatataatacataaattatgcatatattttATCTTTATCGGTTATCTTTAATTTAAGTAATTAGATGGgcagctatttgggttaattgttTGTCATGAATAATGAAGAGGATTAAATTTACAAGAATTCTTATTGAACTTATCCTGAATAAATTTCCTGAAACAGAATTACAGTATATTGGTCAACCAATCAATCGACTCTATTGGCGTTGGCTGTATGATGTCTCTAAATTAGTTCAGCAGTAGTTAGACCCCTGAATCAGACTTTTAATTGAATTCAATAGATTTTTTCCTCATAAATAAGAGTAAGAACATCTGATCATCATCCTAATTTGCAGGAAAAGAAGAAAACTTTTTGACATATAGTATATCTGCAGATTGACAGATTAAGAGTGataaacaagaagaagaaaaaagtcaAAAGGTACCCGATAACTCCAAGAAGAAATATTTTGGCAAGAATTGAGCAGTTGAGGGGTGGAAGTACTCTTGATCTGCAGTCAGATATTTCCAATTTTCAACCCCTATCAGATTCTTGATAAGATTTACACATATAACAATTGATCAAAATCCGAGCCAAAAACTTGAGAAAACAGAGAGTAAAAAAAACAGAAACCTGGTTGAGAAAAAGGGAGAAGGAAGAAGGAGAACAGCAGCAAGACCATAACTGTAAACAACAAAGACATGATTACTCATTCCTTTGTTAGTAGCAGCTTTGTAAAGTGTGTTTAATCCAACATTTATACATTCCATAGACACCATAGCTGCAAATGGTAACACTTCTTTGTAAAAAGTTGATTCTCTAATTCTTCCATTATTGCTTGccatttttttcttctcttttttctctctCGAAACTTCAACGTCTTGCTTCCAAAATTATCGAACACTACGCGTGGCGGACATGAGCTCTACCTGAAAATCTGGtagcaaataaataattaatCATAGGAGTGTGTGTGTCTAATACGCATATATATATTGGTTTCCACTAACAGTTTAGGGACCAGAGTTAAAGTAACTGTTTTTGTAGCTAAGATTATATTGAAAGTTGTAATCTTTATTCTCTTTTTATATTCTTTAGGTCCCACCTCAAATGTCATTTTCTCTCCTCTTAGAAGTTGCATAACTCACTTTCTAACCATGACCTATTTATCAACAAGAATCTTTTGAAATTTTCCAAATCATACTATATTTTCAAGTTTCAACTTGCGAAAGTTTTTCGAATCAAACATGCTCCGTAATTACTACAATTTGTAATTAAAACAAGGCAAGATCAACAGTGCTAATCATTTATGATTGCCAAACTCAAAAAAATCAGTTTGACAAGTGAGCCCGTCTTAAATAAGGATTGATTTCAATATATCAATCGTAGGCTCTTAACACACTCTATTAATCTATTTTCGGAGAATCTCGATTAGAATACACTTTTTTAAAATTAAAGTCTAGCTACAGAAACTCTCGTTTGTCTTTGATTTTCAGGAAGTCTTAAGATTCCATATCCCAATTTTCCTTCCCttgcaaaaaaaaagaaaagaaaaatcccTTTCTCCCATTTTATATCAGGGAGAGTACGTCAATATGAGAGATTCATGACTTTAAATTTGACATTAGTGGGGCTTCTCTCTCCACTAGCTCCTGAATGTGGATGACCAGCCCGTCCCCACAATATTTTTTGACATTCGTGGGGCTTCTCGAAACATATTTAGTTTATCTCGAAGCAGTATTTTTACAAGTAGCGCGGCGCCTAACGAATGGTTTTCAAATTTAATCATCGTTAATTATTAAATTAATATTCTACAAATCCATTTGGATCTTCTGTTTACTTTATttttgtttatccgaaaaacggataaagttgaatttatacgtagttctaaagatacgttgtataacttggtacaaattggaaAAATAAGTAGAGATATATCGAATATTTACCGTAAAAAagaatgaatacaaacccaaattgagtAGAAAATgattgataaataaataagatgaatcaatatcaaaaacccaaaaaaaataatatttgctagatgttctgtaaatctcaataatctctGAATGTGAGAGTATGAATGTGTCTACAAATGAtagccactcttaatatagtggaggaatcctactttggatataattaaaaatacatagtaaggatctcatgatagattaattaattagcttttccttgatttccgccgagattctcttccCTAGTACGGCTATAACGGCtctttgtctcttggctcgatctcggtCTTGGCCGGTATCGGTATTGGTCGTTTTCTTTACCCTCGACCCTTGATattaactcgagctcgatattgatcgatCTCTGGACCTCGAGCtttgatattgactcgagctcagTATCGGTCGATCTTTGAGTCTCGAGCTCGACAATCAAACTTCGaatcatggctcgatattacgaTGACGAATCTTCATCCATATTCCAATCTCGAAaggcaaactcggttttgaccgtatataattttatttttgcaaaATTCTTCTGGGCTTTGATTGATTTAATAATTGATCACATATATTTTGAGGAAAGGATATTGATTTTAGACACGAAGTTGCATAGCAGCATGTAATTGGCATCTAATTGAAGATAAAAAGATTAGATTGATCGGCACGCTAAGTAGGAGTTATCCTCAAAAAGAAATGAGAGTTGCTTGTGGGAGTGATAAAGGCGTGTGACTATTATGCCTTTTTGTGACAAGGGGCAATCTACCTTTAGGTAGAAAATTTACCCGCACATAATATttatattaaattaaataatttaatcttaatggttaaaaaattaattaaaaatacacATCCATTACCATGATTAAGGTATGATGTTGtattccctccgtttcaatttatgtgaactcatatgactgggtacggagtttaagaaaagagagaagacttttgaacttgtggtgtaaaatgagacacatatattttgtgtagctataaatcattgcataaaggtaaattatttccaagtAAGTAAAGAGATCATTCTATTTGACACGAACTAAaaagaaataagttcacataaattgaaatgaatGAAATACTAACTTATATTTATTGACTTAATATAAATATTGTGCCCAGCACTACAAATTGTATATTATTGGCTTTCTATCACGTAAAAGAGAAAAGAACAAGTGAAGGTTGGAGTGACATGCAACTGTAGATGGTGAATGCTG containing:
- the LOC104095550 gene encoding WAT1-related protein At3g28050-like isoform X1: MASNNGRIRESTFYKEVLPFAAMVSMECINVGLNTLYKAATNKGMSNHVFVVYSYGLAAVLLLPSPFFSTRSRVLPPLNCSILAKIFLLGVIGCTSQIMGYTGINYSSPTLASAISNLVPAFTFVLAVTFRMEKIELKRSSTRAKVLGTVVSIAGAFVVTLYKGPKLLVAITSTPNFLSQSLRSSQSNWMLGGLFLTTEYFLVPMWYIVQTWIMKEYPAEVTVVFFYNLCVSCLAAIVGFFTEPDSNKWRIKPDIALVSILCSGILGSSLNNTIHTWALRVKGPVYVAMFKPLSIAIAVAMGVIILGDTLYLGSVLGATVIAIGFYTVMWGKAKEMPEYDDSSDLESSSAQKFPLLHNYKNEGISNK
- the LOC104095550 gene encoding WAT1-related protein At3g28050-like isoform X2, translated to MASNNGRIRESTFYKEVLPFAAMVSMECINVGLNTLYKAATNKGMSNHVFVVYSYGLAAVLLLPSPFFSTRSRVLPPLNCSILAKIFLLGVIGCTSQIMGYTGINYSSPTLASAISNLVPAFTFVLAVTFRMEKIELKRSSTRAKVLGTVVSIAGAFVVTLYKGPKLLVAITSTPNFLSQSLRSSQSNWMLGGLFLTTEYFLVPMWYIVQTWIMKEYPAEVTVVFFYNLCVSCLAAIVGFFTEPDSNKWRIKPDIALVSILCSGILGSSLNNTIHTWALRVKGPVYVAMFKPLSIAIAVAMGVIILGDTLYLGRY